Proteins from one Caulobacter sp. X genomic window:
- a CDS encoding helix-turn-helix domain-containing protein, with protein MIERTLDDIDAADLARLIEAGRPEGRRLDYKLTLPGRGDADTKEFLADITALANTDGGDLIYGMRDVEGVAAELVGLPTEGLDGEILRLESLVRDGMDPRVPRVRFHVTPLEGDRVALIARVGASLVAPHRVTLKGTSRFFARNSRGKYEMDTGELRLAFAASDQTPRKLRDLHTAAVQAISGENMPCRLEAGPALVLTLAPLSILREPRDLAENALLPPLHGRGYDMAVGLDGVIAFVPLGHTEEATTGWAVNHRRGYIDVATVIGATREGQGRVWPQRFREALFGTVRHGLTRLRNHGVEGPWTLMATVLGVRDFMLIGGYDFSAGPAFQNIAYLGEVLDDTLANDSLEPLWAAFLRLFGVEDPRMWKVD; from the coding sequence ATGATCGAACGGACCCTGGACGACATCGACGCGGCGGATCTGGCTCGTCTGATCGAAGCTGGACGACCTGAAGGTCGGCGGCTCGACTACAAGCTGACGCTACCTGGACGGGGCGACGCCGACACCAAGGAGTTCCTGGCCGACATCACCGCCCTGGCCAATACCGATGGCGGCGATCTGATCTACGGCATGCGTGACGTTGAAGGCGTCGCCGCGGAACTGGTGGGCCTGCCGACCGAGGGTCTGGATGGCGAGATCCTGCGGCTGGAGAGCCTGGTGCGCGATGGCATGGATCCGCGCGTGCCACGGGTGCGCTTCCACGTAACGCCGTTGGAAGGTGATCGCGTGGCGCTGATCGCTCGGGTCGGGGCGAGCCTGGTGGCGCCGCATCGCGTCACCCTCAAGGGCACGAGCCGCTTCTTCGCGCGAAACAGCCGGGGGAAATACGAGATGGACACCGGTGAGCTGCGTCTGGCCTTTGCGGCCTCGGACCAGACGCCCCGCAAGCTGCGCGACCTGCACACAGCGGCGGTTCAGGCGATCTCTGGCGAGAACATGCCTTGTCGGCTGGAGGCTGGTCCGGCCTTGGTCCTGACCCTGGCGCCCCTGTCGATCCTACGCGAACCCCGCGATCTGGCGGAAAATGCGCTGCTGCCGCCGCTGCACGGTCGGGGTTACGACATGGCGGTGGGGCTCGATGGGGTGATCGCCTTCGTTCCCCTCGGGCACACTGAGGAGGCGACCACCGGCTGGGCTGTGAACCATCGTCGCGGCTACATCGATGTGGCGACGGTCATCGGCGCCACGCGGGAGGGGCAGGGGCGCGTCTGGCCTCAGCGCTTTCGTGAGGCCCTGTTCGGGACCGTGCGCCATGGCCTGACGCGGCTCCGGAATCATGGGGTCGAGGGCCCCTGGACACTCATGGCCACGGTGTTGGGCGTGCGCGACTTCATGTTGATCGGTGGCTACGACTTCTCCGCCGGACCCGCCTTCCAGAATATCGCCTATCTGGGCGAGGTCCTGGACGACACGCTGGCGAATGACAGCCTCGAACCCCTGTGGGCTGCGTTCCTGCGCTTATTCGGGGTCGAGGATCCACGGATGTGGAAGGTCGACTAG
- a CDS encoding DUF3768 domain-containing protein encodes MTEEDHAAAIAALNDACRAEPGAGWTLTPGVRTLPEAKLAQALAGVTAFADFSEDNDPHGERDFGAFEVGGARLFWKIDYYDLDLCMASPDPADPAVTKRVLTLMLAEEY; translated from the coding sequence ATGACCGAGGAAGACCACGCCGCCGCCATCGCGGCCCTGAACGACGCCTGCCGCGCCGAGCCCGGCGCGGGCTGGACCCTGACCCCTGGGGTGCGAACCCTGCCCGAGGCCAAGCTGGCCCAGGCCCTGGCCGGGGTCACCGCCTTCGCTGACTTTTCCGAGGACAACGACCCCCACGGCGAGCGCGACTTCGGCGCCTTCGAGGTCGGGGGCGCGCGCCTGTTCTGGAAGATCGACTACTACGACCTCGACCTCTGTATGGCCTCGCCCGATCCGGCCGACCCGGCCGTGACCAAGCGGGTCCTGACCCTGATGCTGGCCGAGGAATACTGA